The region GTTACGATGACTTTTGTCATCACAAATGCACTTAAATGATGGTTAAGGAACTGTCAAACTCTTTGcccttttaaaagttaaaaatttagCCCAGCTGTGCCAGTGAGAGGTAAAAATACTTGTGAAGctatttaagattagattccctacagtgtggaaacaggcccttcgacccaacaagtccacactgaccctccgatgagtaaaacacccagactcatttcccactgagtaatgcacctgacacaatgggcaatttaatatggccatttcacctactctgcacatctttggaatgtgggaggaaaccaaagcacccagaggaaatccacacagacatggggaggacgtgcaaactccacacaagacagtcgcccgaggctggaatcgaacctgggtccctgacgctgtgaggcagcagtgcaaaccactgagcaactgtgccaaTCTGATAGATTTAATTCCCTTatcctttcaatttaaaaaaagactgttaTTGAGAGTTAAAAAAACATTGGTCTAACATGTACAATAACTGTTTGTTGACATTACCCCAGTGCTATCAATATGTCATTTTTAATGCTTGGCTGCTTTGCATAACCTGTCATTATTTCAGTAGAGGGTTGTAAGTTTACAGCTCAAAGAGGTTAGTACAGGACTAGCTGTCTTTAATGCAGGATTTTGAATATGGTAGATTTTATATGCAATTATTTGAGCAAATTCAAATGTTTTGGATGCATTTCATGGTTTGGAGTTTTCTTTTATATTGTTCATTTCATTTTATCGCAATCTGAGGTCTGCCCATGGTAGATATTGAATGAGTTTGCCTTTACAATGGCATGAGTTGGTGTAAATGGAGGACTGATGCATTGTATGGAGTAACTGTTAGAAAGCCTAAAATGTAACAATAATTGGAACAAACTGTAAAAAGCTGAGCTCAGCACTTGGCAACCATGTAGCCAACTCCACACTGCATCTGAGAGCAGGTCGTCTGACTACATCCAACAGGGAATTTCCCATCTCGAACCTCGCAACTTACAAACAAAATTTCAAATCCATATGGGATGAAATTGACAGAGAGTGATGTGGTGATGGAGACCTCGCAGTAAAAAAATTAGATGTATTAAAAGTTTTTAAATGCCTGAAGAGTTCTTCAGTGCAATGTAAGAACAATGGCTGTATTGTGAGTTATTGCTTCATTGTTCAGAGCACGTCAAACGTTGAAGACTAACAGAAACATTGCCGCAGTTACCAGAGATCTGTAGAACTGCTTTCTCATCAGAGAGACAGATAACTGGTGGCAGTTTACCAAGCATCAAACAAGGTGAAAACTTGAGAAGGAGATTCCTTCATGTTCACTTCATCTGGTGCAACAGTTGACGTTAAGCAAATACTTCAAAAAAAGGAAATGTGCATATTGGAGGAGGGATGCAGGAAACATATCAAAGAAAAATTCCACATGTAAAGGGGTGGGTTGAGAAGGCTGAAAGGAACCAAGTTTTAGTGTCTTAAGAAATATTAAGGGCAATCTtgttgaaagatataaaatactAAATTGTTAAAAAGCCTTCACAGCAGTACCAGAGGACCTTAATTAGTGAATAATTAATTTAAGCAGGTATTGAAATATTGTTTCCTTAAAAGTATATGTAATATACTATCACaagaaatattagaaataatgTCATGAAAAGTGTTCGGAATGCTAGCTGCAGGATTTGGATTAGTGGGAGGGACGTAAGGTTGTTGGGGGCAAGCAGCCTTTCATTGACCTTTAATATTCTTGTCTTCTAGTAAAACTCTTTATTTGGCATCCTTTGTTCCAGGACGTAGTGGTGCCTCTAACAACTGGGCCAAGGGTCACTACACTGAAGGAGCTGAACTGGCCGACTCTGTCATGGATGTGGTGAggaaggaggctgagggatgtgaTTGCCTCCAGGGATTCCAGCTTATCCATTCACTGGGTGGTGGTACTGGTGCTGGCATGGGCACTCTTGTCCTCAACAAGATCCGTGAAGAATACCCTGACAGAATGATGCTCTCTTTCAGTATTATTCCTTCACCCAAAGTATCAGACACTGTGGTAGAGCCCTATAATGCAACTCTATCTATTCACCACCTCATAGAGAATACAGACGAGACCTTCTGTATTGATAATGAGGCTCTGCATGACATCTGTTTCCGAACCCTCAAACTCACATCTCCCACTTATGGTGACCTGAATCATCTAATATCAGCCACCATGAGTGGTGTAACAACGTGTCTGCGTTTCCCTGGTCAGCTCAACGCTGACCTGCGTAAACTAGCAGTGAACATGGTCCCCTTTCCACGCCTACATTTTTTTGTGCCTGGCTTTGCTCCTCTGACTAGTCGTGGTACCCAGCCATACCGTGCCCTGACAGTACCTGAGCTTACCAAGCAAATGTTTGATGCCAAGAACATGATGGCAGCCTGTGATCCTCGACACGGCCGCTACCTGACCGTTGCTGCTGTTTTCCGGGGTCGCATGTCCATGAAAGAGGTGGATGAACAGGTGTTGAACATCCAGAACAAAAACAGTCCTTATTTTGTAGAGTGGATCCCCAACAATGTCAAGACGGCTGTCTGTGACATCCCACCCCGAGGCCTCAGAATGGCAGCCACCTTCATTGGCAACACGACGGCCATCCAGGAGCTGTTCAAGCGCATTGGTGAGCAGTTTTCTGCCATGTTCCGGAGGAAGGCTTTCTTGCATTGGTACACCGGTGAGGGCATGGATGAAGTGGAATTTACAGAGGCTGAGGCTGACATGCTGGATTTGATAGCTGAGTACCAGTACTATCAGGAAGTTCAAGTGAATGAGGGGGCTCAGTATTATGTAGATGaggttgatgatgatgatgaagaatCCTGAACACCTTTATTTTGAGCTCTTGATTCTTTACAGGTCTCTCCAAATAGgtcctctctctcctgcactgttcaCACAATCTCATCTTGATAGTGAATGGACTAATTAAAATCATCTGACAGTATTTGGAGTATTGACTGGTTGAAGAGTTAAAACAATGTGTGCAGTTGAAGTATATTAACTGTGCAGCCGGGAGAACCCCTGTGATCCATGTTGGCCAGCTATCCCATAGCACTTCCTTAATGTAATTCCAGAATCCTTGAAACCCAAGTAATGCAATGGCAAAGGATACTTTGTATCATGATGCAAGATTCTCGTTGGAAGAAGAAGCAGGACAGGTTGCCGTGCTCCTCagacctgccccaccattcattaaaatcatagctgatctgctcACTCCTGCAACCTTTTATATCCTTGCTTATAAAGAATCAATCCATTACTGCCTTAAAAATTTTCAAAAACTGTTCCCACCACCTTTTGAGAAATAGAGTTCCAAAGAGCCAAGAGTCAagagaaaaaaattcttctcATCTTGGACTTtaatgggtgactccttattttgaaacagatgcccctagttttagactctcccacaagaggaaaagcACATTTTCATGTACACCTTGTTAAGACCATTTACGATCACATATTTCAGTTAAGTTGCCTCATACTCTTctaaagagagaaagtgagggctgtagatgctggagatcagagctgaaaatgtgttgctggaaaagcgcaggtcaggcagcatccaaggaacaggagaatcgacgtttcgggcataagtttcctgaagaagggcttatgcctgaaacgtcgattctcctgttccttggatgctgcctgactgctgcgcttttccagcaacacattttcagctcatattcttctaaactccagcagatataaCCTAACGTGTCAAAcacttcctcataagacaatacaGGTATTACTCTAGTAAACGTACTGTGAACTGCTGTTAATGAACTCACACCATAAAGTGTTTAATAcagtacacagtgctccagacatggtctcaccaatgcctgtaTAATCTTCCCATTTCTGTAGCAAGCACaaccttcctgcttttatattcagttGCCCCCATGATAaataataacattctattagctttcctaattactttctgTACCTGAAACTGATCTTTTGCAGTTTActcactaggacacccagatctctctgcatctcagagttctgcaatctctcaccattcttCCAGCCAAGATGGACAGTTGCACATTTTCCACAAGATACTCCTCCATCTTTGCCAACTCATTTATGTTACGAATTTGGAgttgtgtattgtacctttaagagagagtgaagccTGATTTGGAAGTGAGAGTTTgtaggcacctgtcatgtgactgtctagcagtctcagagtgtactggaaaattgaaaatatgtaacatttggctgcgAAAAGAATAACTGAGTTTTAGTTGCTATGTTCacaacagtttgaatttaactaatcagtttaaattatgccccaggatactaaaacccaatcaaatttgaattttactattttgacaacgtcaaaccaatgagatgatctgatgtttggggtataaaaaaaGCAGACGTTTTGAAAGTTAGTGAGAGAGTAAACTACCATCTATATagagagactgccattcaaaacactctctttcaaaggtaccttttcataagaaacatctttgcagcaaaagaccaaagatgacccagggagatcttcagccagaggaagacAAATGCTGAtgactgtctggttttgaaaattaagttgatggaACTTTAATAGGGGCTTTTATTGGATCTGTATactgttatagagttggaggtagaaTACAGACCTTTAAGAGAAAtgaggcttagagttgtgaatagttgttgtttaatgttcactgttagagttaaattttctttaaatagtggagtttgggaattctctgtcactcatattttaatagattatgagGCAATGTGAGCTTTTCTGCGTGTTTGgattaattaacagaggggttcaccatTGTGTCGTAACAGTTTAGGGACTTGGGTCCAttatttggacaggtttagacagatccaatctgagatttggacagatttaaacagatttggggtacaaaagatcccagcagatttaaaaacTTGctggttagtgtcctagatcatCAAATAAgacgtaggtgagacaatttgtttaattttggttatttGTGATAGATTAAATTAAAATTGCTaaaggttctggggtttgaagatgattctcaaatttgctaagaaagtttagaaggacagAAAAAGACCATGTTTTACAATTAGCAAAGAGGTTTAGAATTGAGTTTAACCAAGAACAAAAGTAAAACTAAAATTGTTGCGGAGTTAGTCACGAACTTAGGTTTGTCAGAGAaatagacaagtgcagtagagtttaaacttaaattacaattgaggaaaatggagttagaagataaacaaaatgAGAGGGAGGAAAacgaaagagagagaagattcttagttgagcaaagagagagagaagaaagggagagagaaaagaaagagaaaaggatttgaacttcagaagttgtgacttagcCAGGGAAGTCAAGTTAAcgggatggagatggagagagaagGTAGTGAAGTTCACAAGTATGTTAAAACACctgcattttgatgagaaagatgtcgaaggcttctttatttcatttgaaaaattggcaagGCAGATGGAGTCgtcagagaacttgtgggtaatgctaacTCAGACTAATCTGATAGGACGAGCTAATGAagtatttgcagcgctgtcagatgagtgGTCAAGAGATTATTAAGAGTCAAACAGACTGTTTTGAGTGCTAATGAAGTGGTACCAGAAGTggatagacagtggttcagaaacattgaggaggaaccaggtcagacttatgttgagttcaaaagaattaaacatagtcattttgatagatgggtgcaggtctttaaaaatagataagacctatgaggctctaagagaaattattctgctggaggatttaaagctcacttccagagatgatcagAATACACATGGATgtacagaaagttcaagaagtgagaagagcagcagagatgacaGATGCATAGACATTGGTGCATCAGGCAAAGTTGAGCTTCCAACAAGAATTTCAAcctgtgaaggatagaaattgggagaaggggagatcctacactacaaaatgaagaatagagaacactggtaattgtttatcacaatttaaaaaagaagtcctagagggtgaaaaggaggtgaaaggcctcaggtgtttccactgtggtaaagtgggacacgtaaagtcacagtgctggttgttaaagaaagacactgtgggaaaagatgtgggaaaagaagctaagacagtggcattagtgaaaataatgaaggaaaccccaagaaaagtcaagctgcaggagaatgcacagcctaggcaagggctgggtatggagttaatgCGTGATCTTTATAAAGAATTTGcatctgtgggtaaagtttactcggaAAGAActgagggagaagggaaagaagttataattttgagagatacaggatctaactagtctctaatagtaagagttgaacatattttcactctttctaacctgttacctgagagagtggtaacttgtgggatagatggacagaaatttaacacTCCCCTGTATAAGATCAGGTCGGAGTACcaattcaagactggggaagtaacagtgggagtgattgacagaatgtGAGTTCCAAGAATACAGTTTCTTCTTGGGAAATATTtaacaggatccaaggtggggGTGACACTCTTTGTTGTGGacaagcccaaggaagaccagggaactaaggagttaaaagaaaaataccctggaattacCCTGTTTAGTAACaaaatcccactatcataagtcacagaacGAAGCAAAAACTGAGGAGAAAGATGGAGGAGTTGAGGTTCAATTAACGGACActctgtttgacgtaatggtgcaggaaagacctgaacaggcagagggtcaggcagaagtgtaATCCTGAAAGGCATTAGCAgatttacaacagaaagatgagacaataaaatatctatatgttgatgcatactcagaaaaagaggcagagaatattcctgagggttattatcttaaagatagaatcctaagatgaaaatggagaccacggcaggttagtgcagaggaaaaatgggcagaggtgcaccagattgtgttgctggtagcatacagactgtaatgttacgggtagcacatgaattaccaataggaggtcacctaggtgtgaggaagactcagactaaggtacaaaaacatttctgttggcctggaatgcacaaggatttGGTTAAATTTTGCTGTATATCAtaacatgccaaatggtaggtaagccccaggcagtaataaaaccagcacaaaTTCCTGCAAAGAATCTTTCATgcgggttatgattgattgtgtaggttcccctcctgagaactaaaagtgggatccagtacttgctaaccatactggatgtgtctaccagatttctggaggcaattccattacgaaGTATTAAGGCAAacagggtggtagaggagttagtagctttctttcTGGGCTACCCAGAAAGATTcaatcagaccaagggtctaattttacagctaggctgtttaaggaagttatggatagcttaggaatacagcactttaaatcaagtgtgtatcatcctgaatcctagGGAACTTtaaaaaggtggcatcagaccctgaagacaaTGTTAAGAcggtactgtcaggattaccagaATGACTGGAATGAAgatatcccatttgtattgtttgccattagagatgccccaaatgaatctacttaGTTTTGAGTTAACAtttggtcatgaagtgagagacctgttgaaattaatttcagaaacattgacaggaccaaagcctgagatctcacacttggattgtgtatctgaggtgagagagagattaaatTGGGTAAGTGAGTTAGCTAAatagcacctgaagagggcacatcATAGACTGAAGCagatggcagataaaaactctgaaattcagACGTTTTCCTATGGGGATGAcatattagtattgttaccagtgattggagatcccttcaaagccaggtttagtggtccctatcaaattgagaaaacgtTGAGTCAGGTAAGCTATCCGGTAAAGATGCCggatagaaaataaatcaggcatgtcatgtgaatatgttgaaaccttattataatagagtgaaggaactggagaaacaggtgttagtttcTGCTCTGcggagtgaggaatcaaatccaggtgttGGAGTTTGACGTGCCTCAAATTACATTTGAGGAgtgggatgggttagtaaactgtACGTCTCAAAAGcaaagaatgcagttgaaaggtttgttgcagtagtatgaggacatatgcagaaATAAGATGGGGAGGGCTAATGCGATTGTGCGTGAGGTAGAAGtaagaaatgctgttccaataaacaaCACCCCTACAGGTTCAATCCTTTAAAtgccacacaggtccagaaggaagtggatgtgatgcTCAACAAAGATATCATCGAACTGAGTCAGAATGAGTGGAGTTTTCCGAttatgttagttcccaaacctgatgagACTCAACagttttgtgtggactatcagaaggtcaATACCATAACAAAATCAGACCCATACCCAGTCCCAAGATTGGAGGACTCTAGAGagaaagttggacttactgcatggttattggcaggtatctttatcagagaaaatgaaagaaatttctgcgtttgtaactcCAAATAGGCTATATCAATTCagagtgatgccctttggaacgAAGAATGTACcggccacattccaaagactcatgaacagagttgtggctgggttaacaaactctgcagtctatctggatgatgtagtgatctttagtgagtcatggaaagatcagaTGGTAGTTGGCAaagctctttgaatgattaagAGAGGCAAAACTGGGAATAAACTTAAGAAAGATAGAGTTCGCGAAGATGGAGGTGGCGTTCTTGGGATATAaaattggtcatggaaggttgaccccaaggaataCAAGACGAAGgtcatcgaggaatttccatgaccaacctctaaGGAAGAGGTGCTTCCATTCTTGGGACTAAGCAGTTTCgaccagaagtttgttccaaatttcagcagCATAGTGGTATCATTAatagatttgctgaagaagaacacaaaatttttATGGACAGACAATGTCAGGAGGCATTTAACAATTTTAAAGTAGTATTAGCCACCACACCAGTTTTAGTTACTCCAAacattttgaaacccttcaaagttgcaatcgatgctggcgacataggagttggagctttACTGccacaggaagatgatgatagAATTGAACAGcgagttggttacttttcaaagaaactcaacacccaccagagaaaatactctaccagcaaaaaggaattattgagtttggtactggccttacagcattttaatgtttatgtgatgaacaatgtgtcggagacagttgtgtacatggaACACAATCCTCTTACGTTCTTGGAACGATTTAAAGacaatatgagactatttcattggagtcataTGTTACcgatttttaatttacaaattgtgtaTGTTGCAtaagaatgtgatagcagatgcgttatcgtTGATTTAGTGGACAAAGTATAGATAAGGTTGAACAAATGCCGATGTTATgtatgtatttcattgtaatggggtTAAGAATTAGGGGaacaaaatgaagccatcttttcattgtgatggttcatttttttttcttaaggggataGGTGTTGTATAGTTGAAGacatatactgtacctttaagaaagagtgAAGGCTGTTTTGGCAGAGAGAGTTTGCAGGCACTTGTCATGTGACTGCCTTCACAACAGGtaaaatttaaccaatcagtttaaattatgtcccggatactaaaacccaatcaaatttgaattttactgttttgacaacgtTGAACCAAATGAGACAATCCCATGTTTGTGGTTTTAAAGAAGCAGAAATTTTTGAAGTTAAACAGTAAATTGCCATCTAGAGcgagagactgccattcaaaacattctttatcaaaggtactttttcataagaaacatctttgcagcaaaagactaaAGACCCAGAGAGATCTACATCCAGAAGAAGATAAATGCTGATGACGAAAGCCACTATTTGGTTTTGAAAACTAAGTTGATGTAACTTTAATATGGGCTTTTTATTGGATCTGTATACTGTTACAGAGTTGGAGGTAGAATACAGACCTTTAAGAGCAAGGAAGtttagaattgtaaatagttgctgtttaatgttcatatttagagtttaaaaaattgatatttttctttaagtaATGGAATTTGGGGAGTTCTCGGTTACTCATACTTTAAttgattatgaggtgaggtgagcttttctaagtggagaaagtgaggtctgcagatgctggagatcagagctgaaaatgtgttgctggaaaagcgcagcaggtcaggcagcatccaaggaacaggggaattcACGTTTCTcctgttcatagaacatagaacaatacagcacagaacaggcccttcggcccacgatgttgtgccgaacttctaacctagattaagtacccatccatgttcatccacatgcttggtcacctcctcgaagatggttccttggatgctgcctgacctgctgcgtttttccagcagaGCTTTTCtaagtgtttggtttaattaacagaggggttcaccgccGTGTCATAACAGTTAACCTATTTATATAACTTTACAGTTTCTtcatgtcttcttcacaacttacaTTCCTCTGCCACCATAGTTTCCTAGTCACCATAATTTCAGTACTTACAACTTATATAAATAAATTTGATGCAAGAAGTTGAGGTACCATCATTGATTAAAGTGGCTCATCACCTGTTACGTCTTGCGAGCCAAAAACAGATTCATTTATGCCTACTCTTTTCTGTTAGCCAGTCAAAcgtctatccatgccaatatgttgcCTAGTATATTCTGCAGGAACATTTGTGACTTCTTATGAAATACCTGATCGAAATTTAATTACagcacatccactggttcccctttatccacagcacatgttaGTTGCTCACATAATccataaattagttaaacatagcctaatttcacaaaaccatatgaACCTCTCCTAATTACCTTGGACTTAAAGTGTTCAACGAATTACATCTGCCCTATGACATATGTTAAGCTAGCTGGCCTGTACTTTGCTGTTTTATGTCTTTTTGATTAAAGGAGTTACATTCCCTACTTTTCAAatcaagggaattttggaaaactaaAACAATGCATAAACTATCTCACAACTTACTTAATACTGCAGGATGAAGTTACTGAGGACCCTGGGAATTGTCAGCctacaactccaattttttgGGTACTCCCTAgtgtttgtaattttaaaaaaaatttcctttCTTACTTCCATATCCTGAATTACGGCTAATTCTGGGATATTACTTGCATTTTCTATAGTGAagattgaagcaaaattttattcaTCTTCCATCTCTTTATCTTTTATTATTAATTCTCCAATCACTTTCTATAGGttgaatgtttgtttatttttaaccaCTGCTGTGATGTGGTCACCATTGATTGCAAATTTCTCTGGCGAAAGTAGTGGTGAGCTTCCTTTTGGAACTGTTACAGTCATATAGGTTTACCACATAGAAATGGGTCCTTcggcctaacttgtccatgccacctaATTTTCATTGTTTATCTAGTCCTTTttacctgtgtttggtccatatccctccatacctattccattcacatacctgtccaaattagtgagttttgagaagatttgtagctcatgttgaggatctggatgtaggcttgtttgctgagctggaagattcattttcagacgttccatcaccatactaggtaacatcttcagtgagcctctgaatgaagtaTTGGTGGTACAGCCAACTTTCTAATTATGTGTTTGTTTCCTTAGgtcgatgatgtcatttcctgtggagatattatttcctatggtgatgttagttcctgttttttttcctcaggggtagtaaatgggatccaagtcaatgtgtttgttgatagagtttcggttaTGTGTTTGTTTCCTTAGgtcgatgatgtcatttcctgtggagatattatttcctatggtgatgttagttcctgttttttttcctcgggtagtaaatgggatccaaatcaatgtgtttgttgatagagtttcggttggaatgctatgcttctaggaattcccgcgcatgtctctgtttggcttgtcctaggatggatgtgttgtcccagttgaagtggtgtccttcctcatctttatGTAGGGATACTAGAGAGagcgggtcatgtctttttgtggctagttgatgttcgtatGTCTTGTGgcttgttttctgcctgtttccaGTGTCCAaatacagcagctaatgaacttgaaagactctatataagcaagcaaaactaatgtcatttacaaaataccttgcaataactgtaacaaaaactacattggacaaacaggcagaaaactagccaccaggatacatgaacatcactagtatccttacatacgaatgaggaaggacaccattttgacggggacaacacatctatcctaggacaagccagacagagatttgcgcgagaattcctaaaagcatggcatttgAATTGGAActctataaacaaacacattgacttggatcccatttaccaccccatgagaaaaagaacaggaagtaacatcaccataggaaatgatatcaccacaaataaatgatttggatgtgagcttaagaggtatgattagtaagtttgcagatgacaccaaaattggaggtgtggtagacacagaagaaggttaccttggattacaatgggatcttgatcagatgggccaatgggggctgagaagtggcaaatggagtttaatttagataaatgtgaggtactgcattttgggaaagcaaatcttagcagatcttatacacttaatggtaaggtcctggggtgtttcccctggagcatcggaggctgaggggtgacctcatagaggtttataaaatcatgaggggcatggataggataaataggacaaaactattttccctggggtgggggagtccaaaactagagggcatagtttagggtgagaagggaaaagatataaaagagacctaaggggcaacgttttcacacaagagggtggtacgggtatggaatgagctgccagaggaagtggtggaggctggtacaattgcaacatttaaaaggcatctggatgggtatatgaataggaagggtttggagagatatgggccaggtgctggcaggtgggactatattgggttgggatacctggtcgacatggaagagttgaaccgaagggtcagtttctatgctgtatatttctatgactctaaacgtCACAGACATGACTGCTGGATGACATACATTGGAACCTAAATATTGAAGAGTACACgatatttaggaaggacagaaaccTCAGGGGGTGGCTGTGTTAGTTAATGATGGGATTAGCATCCAATGGTGACCCCCGTTCAGGAAACTATGATGTGGAAGCTGTTGGGTAGAGATGATAAAGACATGAAGTTACACCAATACTGTAT is a window of Chiloscyllium plagiosum isolate BGI_BamShark_2017 chromosome 30, ASM401019v2, whole genome shotgun sequence DNA encoding:
- the LOC122564724 gene encoding tubulin beta chain-like isoform X2; the protein is MFWEVISDEHGIDPTGTYRGESDLQLERMNVYYNEATGGKFVPRAILVDLEPSTMDSVRSGPFGHLFRPDNFVFGRSGASNNWAKGHYTEGAELADSVMDVVRKEAEGCDCLQGFQLIHSLGGGTGAGMGTLVLNKIREEYPDRMMLSFSIIPSPKVSDTVVEPYNATLSIHHLIENTDETFCIDNEALHDICFRTLKLTSPTYGDLNHLISATMSGVTTCLRFPGQLNADLRKLAVNMVPFPRLHFFVPGFAPLTSRGTQPYRALTVPELTKQMFDAKNMMAACDPRHGRYLTVAAVFRGRMSMKEVDEQVLNIQNKNSPYFVEWIPNNVKTAVCDIPPRGLRMAATFIGNTTAIQELFKRIGEQFSAMFRRKAFLHWYTGEGMDEVEFTEAEADMLDLIAEYQYYQEVQVNEGAQYYVDEVDDDDEES
- the LOC122564724 gene encoding tubulin beta chain-like isoform X1 translates to MREIVHIQAGQCGNQIGAKFWEVISDEHGIDPTGTYRGESDLQLERMNVYYNEATGGKFVPRAILVDLEPSTMDSVRSGPFGHLFRPDNFVFGRSGASNNWAKGHYTEGAELADSVMDVVRKEAEGCDCLQGFQLIHSLGGGTGAGMGTLVLNKIREEYPDRMMLSFSIIPSPKVSDTVVEPYNATLSIHHLIENTDETFCIDNEALHDICFRTLKLTSPTYGDLNHLISATMSGVTTCLRFPGQLNADLRKLAVNMVPFPRLHFFVPGFAPLTSRGTQPYRALTVPELTKQMFDAKNMMAACDPRHGRYLTVAAVFRGRMSMKEVDEQVLNIQNKNSPYFVEWIPNNVKTAVCDIPPRGLRMAATFIGNTTAIQELFKRIGEQFSAMFRRKAFLHWYTGEGMDEVEFTEAEADMLDLIAEYQYYQEVQVNEGAQYYVDEVDDDDEES